Below is a window of Paremcibacter congregatus DNA.
GGGATTGCACCGGCCCGGTGCGGCCATTATAGGCCACATCGACGACGGCTTCCAAGGCGTAAATCATTTTTTTGGTGAGGCGAAACATGGTGTGCTCCTCTTTTGTTAACTGGCTGTGCCGGTGGATCCGAAGCCGCCGGCGCCACGGGTGGTTTCATCCAGTTGCGCGCGCTGATCCCATCGAATCTGGGTCATGGGTGCAATCACCATCTGGGCGATGCGCATGCCGCGGGTGATGATAAAATCTTCTGGCCCGTGATTAATCAGGATGACTTTTACTTCGCCGCGGTAATCCGCGTCTATGGTGCCGGGGCTGTTGAGTACGGTGACACCGTTCTTCCAGGCGAGGCCGGACCTCGGGCGGACCTGGGCCTCGTGATCGCCGGGCAGGGCCATGGCGAATCCGGTGGGCACCAACAGACGCTCGCCAACCTTTAGGGTCAATTCCTCGCCTTCTGGCAGGGCGGCCATAAGATCCATGCCCGCGCTTTGCGGGGTTTCATAGGCCGGTGTTTTAAGCCCTGCGCCGTGAGGCAGTTGTTGAAATCCAACGATGGTCATATAGTTGTTATCCCTGATTATGATTTTTTAAAATATTCTATGATCTTGTCGGCGAGCCGGGCCGCGACTTGTTCTTTCGGGGCGCGGTTCCAGTCCTCTGCTCCGTCCG
It encodes the following:
- the dut gene encoding dUTP diphosphatase — its product is MTIVGFQQLPHGAGLKTPAYETPQSAGMDLMAALPEGEELTLKVGERLLVPTGFAMALPGDHEAQVRPRSGLAWKNGVTVLNSPGTIDADYRGEVKVILINHGPEDFIITRGMRIAQMVIAPMTQIRWDQRAQLDETTRGAGGFGSTGTAS